The nucleotide sequence CTGTGTTTCTGATTTTTGGAAACAAGGTATCTTCGCCCATTTGCATACTGATGTCGTAATGTTCTCTTTCGTATCCAAAAGAACCCGCCATGCCGCAACAACCGGAATTATAAATCGTCACTTGACTATTTTTGGGTACATTCAACATCGCAAAAGAAGCTTCGACAGTACTCAATGCTTTTTGATGGCAGTGTCCGTGGATTTTTATTTCTTTGGAAACATCCGAAAATTGTCCAGAGTGTATCTTTCCTTTTTCGATTTCTTTTTTGAAAAACTCTTCGATAGTAAAAACGTTTTTAGCTAATTTTTCTGCTTTTGGTTTGTCATCCACTAATCGTAAATATTCATCTCTAAAACTCAAAATTGCCGAGGGTTCTATTCCTATTAAAGGTGTTTCTTTAGAGATCAATGGTGCAAAAATCTCTACATTGATATTTGCAATTTCTTTGGCTTCTTCTAAGAATCCTTTTGACAAATAGGCTCTTCCACTTTCTTCGTGGTTTAGCATAATTACTTCATATCCTAGAGCTGTTAAAAGTTCGAATGCATCAATACCTACAGAAACATCATAATAGTTGGTAAATTCATCACAAAACAAATAGACTTTTCCACTCACTAAGGTTGTTTGATGAATCGATTCGTTTTGGTCATCATACCAATCTTTGAAGGTTATTTTCGAAAGTCTTGGCACTTCTCTTCTCAGTGAAACACCCATCATTTTTTTGACAATTGGCAAATTCACCATATAATTTGTAAACGAAGGGAAACCACTGGCTAATTGATTCAATTTGGCATTGTTTGCAAAGATTCTAGAGCGTAATGAAAAACCATTTGCTTTTTGGTATTGATACAAAAACTCGGCTTTCAATGAAGCGATGTCTACATTACTAGGACATTCGCTAGCACAAGCTTTACAACTTACGCACAAATCAAAAACTTGGTACAACTCTTTATGGTCAAACTTATTGACTTTGTCTGAATTGGTTAAATAATCTCTCAAGGCATTGGCACGCGCTCTGGTGGTGTCTTTTTCGTTTCTGGTGGCACGGTAGCTCGGGCACAACGTTCCTCCCGCTGATGGTAACTTACGGCAATCACCAGAACCGTTGCATTTTTCGGCTGCACGAAGTACCCCTAAACTATCTGAGAAATCTTGAAGCGTTTGAATCTCAGGCTCTACTCTTCCCGGCTCAAAGCGTAGATTTTCATCCATTTTGAGCGCATTGACAATTTTTCCCATATTCAAAACCGAATAGGGATCGAAAGCCAATTTAATACGTTTCAGCAATTCATAGTTTTTCTCTCCAATCATAAATGGCAAAAACTCGCCACGGACAATTCCATCACCGTGTTCTCCACTTAGTGAACCTCTGTATTTTTTGACCAAATGCGCTACTTCAGTAGCGATATTTCTAAATTGATAAACACCTTCTTTAGTTTTTAAATTCAGCACAGGACGCAAATGGATTTCACCCGCTCCTGCGTGAGCATAATAAATAGCCGACTGACCGTGACGTGCCATCATAGCCGAGAAATCAGCGATGTAATTAGGCAAATCACTCAATTCAACGGCAGTATCTTCAATAGAATCGGCTGCTTTATCATCCCCAACGATGCTTCCTAAAAGTCCCAATCCCGCTTTACGGAGTTCGTTTATTTTATCAATATCCGTCCCGTAAATTTTAGGCAAAGCATAACCAAAATTGTTCTTTTGCAAATCGGCTACCAACGCATCAGCTTGTTTTTCGGCATCTTCCATACTTTCGTATGAACCTACTTCAAACATCATCACAGCTTTGGGTTCGCCCACAATAAAAAATCGATTCTTGGCTTGTTCACGATTGGTTTTGGTACAATCCAAAATGGTATCATCCATCATTTCACAAGTGTACAAATGATGTTTCATGGCTATTAAAACCGACTCTAAGCTTTCTTGAATGCTGTTAAAATGAGCGACCACCATCACATTATTGGTAGGCGGTAACACATCCACTTTCAAAGTAACCTCTGTAGTAAAAGCCAATGTCCCTTCGCTTCCGCAAAGAAGTTTGCCCACATTAATGGTAGGTTCCGTTCCTCCAAATAAATCCGATTTCAATAAAATATCTACCGCATAACCAGTGTTTCTACGGTGGATTTCTGGTTTTGGAAATTCGTTTTTTATTTCATGTTGAGTCGCTTCAACCGAAAGCTCTTCGTATAATTTCTTGTAAATTTGGTTTTCAAGTGTATCGCCTTTGGTCTTTTCAATAAATTCGGCCGAAGTCAGTTCGCCAAAAACCACTTCAAACCCATCACTCAAAACCGCTTTAATTTCGACAATCTTATCACGGGTAACACCATAACGAATAGAGGTTGTCCCCGAAGAATTATTCCCCACCATTCCGCCAATCATACAACGATTAGATGTTGAAGTATTGGGACCAAAAAATAAACCGTGCGGTTTCAAGAATAAATTCAATTCATCCCGAATCACCCCTGGTTGTACCGTCACTGTTTTCTTTTCGGCATCAAATGAAACGATTTCTGTAAAATGTTTGGATACATCTACTACAATTCCGTTTCCTACGGTTTGTCCTGCTAATGAAGTACCTGCGGTTCTGGGTGTTAAAGAAATTTTATATTCGCCAGCAAACTTGACTATTTTCACAATATCAGCAACCGTTTTGGGCAAAGCCACCGCCTGAGGTACTAATTTATAAGCTGAAGCATCTGTGGAATATAGTATTTTATGAAGTTCGTCATACAACAATGTTCCTTCTAACGATTGTGACAACGATTTGAATTGCGGTATAAGTGACATAAAATCCTTTGTTTTGGTATGGGACAAATATAAATATAATCCATAGAAATTAAGGAGAAACTGTGCTTACAATATTTATTAATTTTTGAAAGTGACAAATGGCTTTCGGATTTCACTGGGAAAAAGATTCATCGGTTATATTTTAAAATTCTTGGGGACAATTAGACGCTACGGATAATACAATGGAAAACATATTTAAACTTCTTTCTATATATAAAAGTATGTTCATCATAATTGACTGAAAACATCTGTCCGTTCACTGATTTTAAAAAAGATAACAGTTTGCAATCTCTATTTTTGATTATTCAAAATAACAAACAAACCAATCTTAATCATGAAAAATTCAAGCTTTATAGTAATTGCTGCCATACAACTTTTCTTTGCTTGCTCCTCCAGTAACGACAACACAACGACTACAACAACTGAAACAGGTACAGTCGTCAAAGTAAACGCCGCTGATTTCCTATCAGGAGGTTTAGTCGAACCTATCACAACTGTATCTCGCACTTTATCTGATGGTACGACTGCAGATTGTTACAAAATAGTCGTAAACAGTTTAGCCTCAGACCATACTATGGGACCTTGGTGTCCTACAAATATTTCAGATGATGCCTCAAAAGGTGGAATTTGGCTAGAAGGAGGTGTTAAATACGATGTAGACGGCGCTTTTGTAAAAAATCTTGCCACTTTTTACAAAGACAGCAATTGGATGATGTATAATGCGACCACTGGAGCAATTACAAAAACCAGCACTAAGACCGAATGTGAAGAAGCAGCAAATCCTAATGTAGGAGCACAATACAAAAACTTTTGTGTGGAATGCTTGCCTTCCTATGTAGCAAACTTATCACATACCTATTATATTCCTGTGACACCTAAAGCAGCTAGTTCCCCTATTGCATTTGGAACAGGGCCAATGTCCTCTGGTCCAAGTGTGAGAGGATTAGCATTTAACGGTGTTGTGTTTGATGCACCAGCACCTACAAGTGTGATTTTAGCCGCTTATACCTTAGCCCCTTTTGACGATGCGGGTGGTCATATTAACTTGGCCGCAGGCTATCATTACCATGCCGCAACTGGTTTGACTACCAAGAAAACACAAACAGATGGTCATGCGGCAATGATAGGTTATGCCTTAGATGGTTACGGAATATACGAACGTTTAGACACAGCAGGCAATGAATCAACAGACCTTGATGCATCACGTGGTCACACAGACACAAGCAGAGGCTACCACTACCATGTAGATGCAGCGGGTAAAAACAATTTTATCAATAGTTTACACGGTGTGTATGCTAAATAAGAATTATATGAAAAAATATGCTTTACTCATAGCCTTGTTGTTCTCATTTGCAAGCTATGCTCATCAACCTGATTTATCAACCTCTGTACTTTCAAAAACTACAGATGGAAAATACATTTTGCAAATCACTAGCTCCCTCTCTGCCTTTGAAGGTGAAATTGATTATCGCTATTCTAAAAACGCCTACAAAACTGCTGAAGATTTCAATAAACTAGTGGTCGATTATTTTAGAAAAAATGTTTCTATTACCGTAAATGATGATGTAAAACTTGATTTTGCTCAGCCCTTGGTAATATTAGGACACGAAACTAAATTGATTGTAGAAGTTTTAAATCTTCCTAAAGAGATTCATCACTTTAATTATACCAACACCATGTTCAAAGACATGCCTAACAACCAAATGGCGGTTATCTTAGTTGCTGAAGGTTTGCCCAATGAACAGTATATATTAGAAAACACGAATAAACAAACCATCGAACTTGAATTAAAAGACGGAAAATGGCGAGAAGCAACTAACTATTCTATTTTAATTAATAACATAGTTCAGTCTAAAAACTTTATCTACGGATTGATGGTTCTCGCATTGGTAATTATTTCGTTTGTTTTTTTTAAAGACCGAAAAATTAGATTTAGCAGACGATCGTTTCTTTCCTTATTATGGAAATAATTCGTGAAATATAGTCCTGATGGGAGTGAAAATCCTTGTGGCGGTGGGCATTTATGCCGCCACAAGATTGTAACGTACAGCAGGGCAAAACGTAACTTGAAAGAAAATAACGTTGTACTCCTTAAAAAAGAAAACGCTAATTAAAACTTTTTATTACTTTTGCATCACTTTTAAAGTCTACAGAATTGAAACTTTTATTTGCGACCTTATTATCACTGACGCTTTTACTACCTTCATTGGGTAGTATGGTGATATTTACGCAATTTAAAATGGCGCAAGAACAGATAGCAAAAACTATTTGTGTGCAACGTGCAAACATTAACAATAGTTGTAATGGTCGTTGTGAACTTCAAAAAAGCCTAAAAAAATACGAAGACAACGAAAAAAGAATGGACAACACTAATTTGAAAGAGAAAACCGAGTTGGTTTATACTGCAGCTAAATTAGAATATACTGTTGCTCCATTGACTCTTTTTCAAGAAGAAAGAACTACAACAACTCATTTTTGTCAAAATCCGATAAAAATTTCGTTCGCTATTTTCCATCCTCCCCTCGTTTAAATTATAATTTTTAGAGAATGCTGTTTTACAGGATTCAAAAAGTTTTTGGCTTTACGCCAAAGAAAATCTATGTATTATAATTTTAATTAAAATGAGAAAAATAGTTTTCCTACTCCTATTAGTAGGTTCCATTATCCACGCACAAAAAAAACATATCGATACTACAAAAACAGAATTAGATAATGTTTTTATAACCGCCAACAGAACAAAAACTTTACGTCAAGAAACACCTGTAGCCATAAGTAAAATCAATTATAAAACGATTGATGAAGCTAAGGCATCAGCCTTATATGAAATTGCTAATAAAACTCCTGGAGTGGTAATGGTGAACCTTGGTAATGAACAACATGCCATGTCGATTAGACAGCCTATCTCCTATTCTAGTTACTATTTGTACTTAGAAGATGGTTTGCCAATACGACCGTTGGGAATTTTTAATCACAATGCTTTATTAGAAATTAACCAATTTAATTTACAAACTATCGAAGTAATCAAAGGACCAGTATCTTCCTTGTACGGTCCAGAAGCCGTGGGCGGTACGGTGAATTTAATTTCACAAAAACCATCCTATTACCCTGAGTTTAAATTTGGAATCCAAGCAGATCAATGGGGTTATAAGCGTATTCAGGCTTCGGCTGGTGCAACGATTGGAAAAGTTGGTTTTCATATTGCTGGGATATCGAGTCTTCAAGAGGATTCTTGGATGGCACAATCTGATTATAAAAAGGATAATTTGAATGTACGAGTAGATTACAATATAACCGACAATACTCGATTGATAAGCAATACAATGATTGGAAAATACTTCTCAGACATGAGTGGTAGCGTGAATGAAAGTGATTTTAACAATAGAACTTACACGAGCACTTCTGACTTTACTTATCGAAAATCAGATGCTTTGCGCACCCGATTGACCTTAGAGCACGACTGGAATGCAAATGCAAGCTCCTACTTAACGGTTTATCATAGAGACAACAAACTAGGACAAAATCCTTCGTACGGAATTCGTTGGAGTCCAACCGTAAATCC is from Flavobacterium sp. NG2 and encodes:
- a CDS encoding FAD-binding and (Fe-S)-binding domain-containing protein, coding for MSLIPQFKSLSQSLEGTLLYDELHKILYSTDASAYKLVPQAVALPKTVADIVKIVKFAGEYKISLTPRTAGTSLAGQTVGNGIVVDVSKHFTEIVSFDAEKKTVTVQPGVIRDELNLFLKPHGLFFGPNTSTSNRCMIGGMVGNNSSGTTSIRYGVTRDKIVEIKAVLSDGFEVVFGELTSAEFIEKTKGDTLENQIYKKLYEELSVEATQHEIKNEFPKPEIHRRNTGYAVDILLKSDLFGGTEPTINVGKLLCGSEGTLAFTTEVTLKVDVLPPTNNVMVVAHFNSIQESLESVLIAMKHHLYTCEMMDDTILDCTKTNREQAKNRFFIVGEPKAVMMFEVGSYESMEDAEKQADALVADLQKNNFGYALPKIYGTDIDKINELRKAGLGLLGSIVGDDKAADSIEDTAVELSDLPNYIADFSAMMARHGQSAIYYAHAGAGEIHLRPVLNLKTKEGVYQFRNIATEVAHLVKKYRGSLSGEHGDGIVRGEFLPFMIGEKNYELLKRIKLAFDPYSVLNMGKIVNALKMDENLRFEPGRVEPEIQTLQDFSDSLGVLRAAEKCNGSGDCRKLPSAGGTLCPSYRATRNEKDTTRARANALRDYLTNSDKVNKFDHKELYQVFDLCVSCKACASECPSNVDIASLKAEFLYQYQKANGFSLRSRIFANNAKLNQLASGFPSFTNYMVNLPIVKKMMGVSLRREVPRLSKITFKDWYDDQNESIHQTTLVSGKVYLFCDEFTNYYDVSVGIDAFELLTALGYEVIMLNHEESGRAYLSKGFLEEAKEIANINVEIFAPLISKETPLIGIEPSAILSFRDEYLRLVDDKPKAEKLAKNVFTIEEFFKKEIEKGKIHSGQFSDVSKEIKIHGHCHQKALSTVEASFAMLNVPKNSQVTIYNSGCCGMAGSFGYEREHYDISMQMGEDTLFPKIRNTAKTTEIAAAGTSCRHQIFDGTSRKAQHPVSILRSCLK
- a CDS encoding YHYH protein; amino-acid sequence: MKNSSFIVIAAIQLFFACSSSNDNTTTTTTETGTVVKVNAADFLSGGLVEPITTVSRTLSDGTTADCYKIVVNSLASDHTMGPWCPTNISDDASKGGIWLEGGVKYDVDGAFVKNLATFYKDSNWMMYNATTGAITKTSTKTECEEAANPNVGAQYKNFCVECLPSYVANLSHTYYIPVTPKAASSPIAFGTGPMSSGPSVRGLAFNGVVFDAPAPTSVILAAYTLAPFDDAGGHINLAAGYHYHAATGLTTKKTQTDGHAAMIGYALDGYGIYERLDTAGNESTDLDASRGHTDTSRGYHYHVDAAGKNNFINSLHGVYAK